A single genomic interval of Chloracidobacterium validum harbors:
- a CDS encoding SemiSWEET family sugar transporter, whose translation MLPSTTLTTLGLIAGALTSFSFALQVWRSWRTKSVKDVSASMYVVFSTGVILWLVYGMLRHDVALIVWNALTLVLVALILALKVRYTQRTATDRRALGTELDHPG comes from the coding sequence ATGCTTCCTTCGACCACACTGACCACCTTAGGCCTCATCGCCGGGGCGCTCACCAGCTTTTCATTTGCGCTCCAAGTTTGGCGAAGCTGGCGCACGAAATCCGTCAAAGACGTCTCTGCCAGCATGTACGTCGTCTTTTCGACCGGTGTCATCCTGTGGCTGGTCTATGGGATGCTGCGCCATGACGTGGCGCTCATCGTGTGGAATGCGCTGACGCTGGTCTTGGTCGCCCTCATTCTGGCGCTGAAAGTTCGCTACACCCAGCGCACGGCAACGGACCGGCGCGCTTTGGGGACTGAACTCGACCACCCAGGCTAA
- a CDS encoding PNPOx family protein encodes MPNDLTTILEAIWAGLVTGAQDARHPFHTPVVATARMGDCDARVVVLRRATPDHRELAFHTDARAPKVPLLQACHTTAWVFYDPAGKVQIRAKGETAVHRDDAVAAQAWARTKLMSRRCYLAELAPSTPVDEPTSGLPAAFIERSPTAPESEPGFANFAVCVTTVTRLEWLKLAARGHQRAAFVWDADASRWQGSWLTP; translated from the coding sequence GTGCCAAACGATTTGACAACCATTCTCGAAGCGATCTGGGCAGGTCTTGTCACCGGAGCGCAGGACGCTCGGCATCCATTCCATACCCCGGTCGTCGCCACGGCCAGGATGGGTGATTGTGACGCGCGCGTGGTGGTGCTACGGCGCGCCACGCCCGACCACCGGGAACTTGCCTTCCATACGGATGCGCGTGCGCCCAAGGTGCCCCTGTTACAGGCTTGTCACACAACGGCATGGGTGTTTTATGACCCGGCCGGCAAAGTTCAGATTCGCGCCAAGGGGGAAACCGCGGTTCACCGGGACGACGCGGTTGCCGCTCAGGCGTGGGCGCGCACCAAGCTCATGTCGCGGCGTTGTTATTTGGCAGAACTGGCGCCGAGCACGCCGGTGGACGAGCCAACCAGCGGACTGCCGGCAGCATTTATCGAGCGGTCACCAACGGCGCCGGAAAGCGAACCCGGATTTGCCAACTTTGCCGTCTGTGTCACGACCGTCACCCGCTTGGAATGGCTCAAGCTTGCCGCGCGCGGCCACCAACGGGCGGCTTTCGTCTGGGACGCCGACGCGAGCCGCTGGCAAGGCAGTTGGCTTACACCGTGA
- a CDS encoding DNA-3-methyladenine glycosylase, with protein sequence MVEADFFDRDAVVVAQDLLGCMLWHGEAGGVIVETEAYADDPASHAVAQGPRGHLMRETHGRLYVYLIYGMYYCLNFTTNRHGPGAVLIRAVAPTHGIEAMQARTPRPMPLHELARGPGRLCRAFGIGREHNGEVVGERVRLLPRHRPPAMACSPRIGITKGRDLLWRFYIPDEPSVSRFR encoded by the coding sequence ATGGTGGAAGCTGACTTCTTTGACCGCGACGCAGTCGTGGTCGCGCAAGACCTGTTGGGCTGTATGCTGTGGCACGGCGAGGCCGGGGGCGTCATCGTGGAGACCGAAGCCTATGCCGATGACCCAGCTTCGCATGCCGTGGCGCAGGGACCGCGTGGGCACCTGATGCGCGAAACGCATGGGCGATTGTACGTATATCTGATCTACGGCATGTACTACTGCCTGAACTTCACCACGAATCGGCACGGACCCGGCGCGGTGCTCATCCGCGCCGTCGCTCCAACCCATGGCATCGAAGCCATGCAGGCCCGCACGCCGCGTCCGATGCCGCTTCACGAACTGGCGCGCGGCCCAGGACGGCTCTGCCGGGCGTTTGGCATTGGACGTGAACACAACGGCGAGGTCGTGGGAGAACGGGTACGCCTCCTTCCTCGGCACCGCCCGCCCGCCATGGCTTGTTCGCCGCGCATTGGCATCACCAAGGGACGCGATTTACTCTGGCGGTTCTACATCCCCGACGAACCGAGCGTGAGCCGCTTTCGCTGA
- a CDS encoding DUF362 domain-containing protein: MTPPAVAASEAFHYTPPAAAHGARRVIIKPNLGYPVAAPVTVGLPVLREVVLGVRRVAPQAEIILLEGVCTKTPFAEVMARLGVNQMLAELADANVRLVDADTLPAKPYRNTAAHPQRFTEMHAPALLDEADCRLSVAAFKRTTLKARPLLSASIKNLYGLFPRAVYHARSPHARGQLHLPDVQRVLVDVYFTLGVRFDGAVVDLTQKFLSRDWQPDEGVAVPVGSVVAGADLLTVDLRAAELANEPLSDYFQAIAGQRQTWPGD, translated from the coding sequence ATGACGCCGCCCGCCGTAGCCGCCAGCGAAGCCTTTCATTACACGCCACCGGCAGCCGCGCATGGTGCGCGGCGCGTCATCATCAAGCCCAATCTCGGTTATCCAGTCGCAGCTCCGGTGACGGTCGGACTGCCCGTCCTGCGCGAGGTCGTGCTTGGCGTTCGGCGCGTTGCTCCGCAGGCCGAGATCATCCTTCTGGAGGGCGTCTGCACCAAGACCCCCTTTGCCGAAGTCATGGCGCGGTTGGGTGTCAACCAGATGCTGGCCGAACTGGCCGATGCCAATGTGCGCCTGGTGGATGCCGATACCTTGCCCGCAAAGCCCTATCGCAACACGGCAGCGCACCCGCAGCGGTTCACGGAGATGCACGCCCCGGCCCTGTTGGATGAAGCCGATTGCCGGTTGTCAGTGGCAGCTTTCAAACGCACGACGCTCAAGGCACGACCGCTCTTGAGCGCCTCGATCAAGAACCTCTACGGCCTCTTTCCCCGCGCCGTGTATCACGCCCGCAGTCCGCATGCCCGCGGGCAACTCCACCTGCCCGACGTGCAGCGCGTCCTCGTGGATGTGTATTTCACCCTGGGCGTGCGCTTTGACGGCGCCGTGGTGGACCTCACCCAGAAGTTCCTGAGCCGGGATTGGCAGCCCGACGAAGGCGTTGCCGTGCCGGTTGGTAGCGTCGTAGCCGGGGCGGACTTACTGACCGTTGACCTCCGGGCAGCCGAGCTGGCCAACGAACCGCTCTCGGATTACTTCCAAGCCATCGCCGGGCAGCGGCAAACCTGGCCAGGAGACTGA
- the glmM gene encoding phosphoglucosamine mutase translates to MKRFFGTDGIRGRAGDFPLQPDALRTIGATLTDVFLGRAGRTPRFVIGGDTRESSPWMAAALADGITRAGGTVSCAGIIPTAGIAYLTRAEGFDAGIVVSASHNPFQDNGIKFFLASGEKRDDALEAAIEAALNRLTPAPPTTTPGETTLWEDPTHALSYLEFLTQHIGDNLDLSDWVVALDCAHGAAAPYANIVFQALGAKTFVTGAAANGRNINDQCGTVHIQHLAAFTRSVGAHLGIAFDGDADRCLFVDDHGEVVDGDAILYALATAADERGELTPRCVVATVMSNMGLEVALQQRGIELIRTPVGDRAVLAAMLEHGALFGGEQSGHIIFARQSLAGDGLITALNVLRLLTERNLSLHDATRELTRFPQTLVNIPVREKRPFEALPSVAATVREVEAQLAGRGRLLLRYSGTENMARVMLEAANGIDIGALAAQVAAAIERDLGNGRP, encoded by the coding sequence ATGAAACGTTTTTTCGGAACCGATGGCATCCGCGGGCGAGCGGGTGACTTCCCGCTCCAACCAGACGCACTGAGAACAATCGGCGCGACGCTGACCGACGTGTTTCTCGGTCGCGCTGGACGCACGCCACGTTTTGTCATTGGTGGCGATACGCGGGAATCCAGCCCGTGGATGGCAGCGGCCCTTGCCGACGGGATCACGCGCGCCGGTGGAACCGTCAGTTGTGCCGGCATCATACCCACCGCCGGCATTGCCTACTTGACGCGGGCTGAGGGCTTCGATGCGGGCATTGTCGTTTCAGCTTCACACAACCCGTTTCAGGACAACGGGATAAAGTTTTTTCTCGCTTCCGGCGAAAAGCGCGACGATGCCCTGGAAGCCGCCATCGAAGCCGCGCTCAACCGCCTGACGCCGGCCCCGCCGACCACAACCCCGGGTGAAACGACGCTGTGGGAAGACCCAACCCATGCGTTGAGCTACCTGGAATTTCTCACACAGCACATCGGAGATAATCTCGATCTCTCCGACTGGGTGGTGGCGCTCGACTGCGCGCACGGCGCGGCTGCCCCCTACGCCAACATCGTGTTCCAGGCGCTTGGCGCGAAAACCTTTGTGACCGGCGCCGCTGCCAACGGACGCAACATCAATGACCAGTGCGGCACGGTTCACATCCAGCATCTGGCGGCTTTTACCCGTTCGGTCGGAGCGCACCTTGGGATTGCCTTCGATGGCGATGCCGACCGTTGCCTTTTCGTGGACGACCACGGCGAGGTGGTGGACGGCGACGCCATTCTTTACGCCCTGGCGACGGCGGCGGATGAACGCGGCGAACTGACGCCCCGCTGTGTCGTGGCGACCGTCATGAGCAACATGGGGCTGGAGGTTGCTCTTCAGCAACGCGGCATCGAACTCATTCGGACGCCGGTTGGTGATCGGGCCGTATTGGCGGCCATGCTCGAGCACGGGGCGTTGTTCGGGGGCGAGCAGTCCGGCCACATCATCTTCGCGCGCCAGAGCCTGGCCGGAGACGGCTTGATTACGGCACTCAACGTCCTCCGCCTGCTGACGGAACGAAACCTGTCGCTGCACGACGCCACCCGGGAACTGACACGCTTCCCACAAACGCTGGTCAACATTCCCGTGCGTGAAAAACGTCCCTTCGAGGCGTTGCCCAGTGTCGCGGCCACAGTCCGGGAAGTCGAAGCACAACTTGCCGGACGCGGACGACTTCTGCTGCGTTACTCCGGCACGGAAAACATGGCGCGTGTGATGCTCGAAGCGGCCAACGGCATTGACATCGGCGCTCTCGCCGCACAGGTGGCCGCAGCCATCGAGCGCGACTTGGGCAACGGTCGCCCATGA
- the glmU gene encoding bifunctional UDP-N-acetylglucosamine diphosphorylase/glucosamine-1-phosphate N-acetyltransferase GlmU, which produces MSIPVSVVILAAGEGTRMRSRRPKVLHEVAGDSLIGHVGRTAATLDPQRVVVVVGHAADAVRDIFTPRWAALAPQIPLTMVVQAERRGTAHALRMAAPSLESASGTLVVLSGDVPLLQAETLRALLATHLEAGAAATVLSTVTAAPTGYGRILRRPDGAFDRIVEERDATPAEKAVTEINAGVYAFQLDGLFEVLARISNDNAQGEYYLPDALALLRADGRSVCVARHADAEEVRGVNTRAELAAVAAAFRRRTVAALMAEGVTFLDPSTAYVDVDVEIGMDTVVYPNVYIEGRTRIGENCRIHTGARLVNAQVGDEVMVRDYSLVFDSRLDARVTVGPFAHLRMNAHLHEGAVVGNFVEVKQSSLGTGTKAMHLSYLGDATLGARVNVGAGTITCNYDGKQKHQTIIEDGVKIGSDTMLVAPVRIGEQAMTGAGAVVTEDVPPSTLVVGVPAKVKKVLS; this is translated from the coding sequence TTGTCTATTCCTGTTTCCGTTGTCATTTTGGCGGCCGGCGAAGGCACGCGCATGCGGTCGCGCCGTCCGAAGGTATTGCATGAAGTCGCTGGGGATTCGCTCATTGGCCACGTCGGTCGAACGGCTGCCACGCTTGATCCCCAACGAGTCGTGGTGGTGGTCGGTCATGCGGCAGATGCCGTGCGTGACATCTTCACCCCGCGCTGGGCGGCGCTGGCCCCGCAGATTCCCTTGACCATGGTCGTGCAAGCCGAACGGCGTGGCACGGCCCACGCCTTGCGAATGGCTGCCCCAAGCTTGGAATCCGCCAGCGGGACGTTGGTGGTGCTCTCCGGCGATGTCCCACTATTGCAGGCCGAAACCCTGCGCGCACTGCTGGCAACGCACCTCGAAGCCGGGGCGGCCGCGACGGTTCTATCCACGGTCACGGCCGCTCCGACCGGTTACGGGCGTATCCTGCGCCGTCCAGATGGCGCATTTGACCGGATTGTGGAGGAGCGCGACGCTACACCGGCTGAAAAAGCCGTGACGGAAATCAATGCCGGCGTGTACGCCTTTCAACTGGATGGCTTGTTTGAGGTGTTGGCCCGGATTTCCAATGACAATGCCCAAGGCGAGTATTACTTACCCGACGCCCTGGCCCTGCTGCGCGCCGATGGTCGGTCCGTCTGTGTGGCGCGGCATGCCGACGCCGAGGAGGTACGCGGCGTCAACACCCGCGCCGAGCTGGCTGCCGTCGCAGCCGCCTTTCGCCGACGCACTGTCGCAGCGTTGATGGCCGAGGGCGTGACGTTTCTTGACCCAAGCACGGCGTATGTTGACGTTGACGTCGAAATAGGGATGGATACGGTCGTGTATCCCAATGTTTACATTGAGGGCCGTACGCGCATTGGTGAAAACTGCCGAATCCACACCGGCGCGCGATTGGTCAATGCCCAGGTTGGCGATGAAGTGATGGTGCGGGATTACTCGCTGGTCTTTGACAGCCGGCTCGATGCCCGTGTAACAGTCGGCCCCTTTGCACACCTACGCATGAACGCCCATCTGCATGAAGGTGCGGTCGTCGGGAACTTCGTCGAAGTCAAGCAGTCGTCACTCGGAACCGGCACGAAAGCCATGCACCTCAGCTACCTGGGGGATGCAACACTGGGGGCGCGGGTCAACGTCGGGGCAGGGACAATCACCTGCAACTACGACGGAAAACAGAAGCACCAGACCATCATCGAGGATGGCGTGAAGATCGGCAGCGATACGATGCTGGTGGCGCCTGTCCGCATCGGTGAACAAGCCATGACCGGCGCCGGAGCGGTGGTGACGGAGGACGTTCCACCGTCCACGTTGGTCGTGGGTGTGCCCGCCAAAGTCAAAAAAGTACTTTCCTGA
- a CDS encoding inorganic phosphate transporter codes for MDALFGEALPFGTLVLLLVSLAVAFGFEFVNGFHDTANAVATVIYTKSLRPWTAVVWSGICNFCGVFFGGIAVAMGIVYLLPVELLISKSTGAGLAMVLALLLGAIIWNLGTWYFGLPASSSHTLIGAIVGVGLANSMLPGHTLGDGVNWGKVSETGLALLLSPLIGFSLAAILVLLSKNLIPDKRLYEKPDEHNPPPLWIRAILVLTCTGVSFAHGSNDGQKGIGLVMLILTGVVPASFALDMSVNVAQMEAAQQSLARLDGAAARLAPAEADALRAAVARVWGMVDGRATLSEIPREQRKDVRSDIIKLEALVKKNLKSDVAKFSPVEVDALKKDAATLKTLTDFAPFWVKVAIALSLGIGTMVGWKRIVITIGEKIGKDHLTYGQGASAELVAMSSIGMASYLGLPVSTTHVLSSGVAGTMVAKGSGLQSATVIKIASAWVLTLPASIFLSGGLFLLFTWLFV; via the coding sequence ATGGACGCATTGTTTGGCGAGGCGCTCCCGTTTGGCACCCTCGTGCTGCTCCTCGTGTCGCTGGCGGTGGCCTTTGGCTTTGAGTTCGTCAACGGCTTTCACGACACGGCCAATGCCGTTGCCACGGTGATTTACACAAAGTCCCTTCGCCCGTGGACGGCCGTGGTGTGGTCGGGTATCTGCAACTTCTGTGGCGTCTTTTTCGGCGGCATCGCCGTTGCCATGGGGATTGTTTATCTGTTGCCGGTGGAGTTGCTGATTTCAAAAAGTACCGGCGCCGGACTCGCCATGGTGCTGGCGCTGCTGTTGGGGGCAATCATTTGGAACCTGGGCACCTGGTACTTTGGGCTGCCGGCTTCAAGCTCCCACACCTTGATTGGCGCGATTGTGGGCGTCGGACTGGCCAACTCGATGCTGCCCGGACATACCCTGGGGGACGGCGTCAACTGGGGCAAGGTATCGGAAACCGGCTTGGCGCTCCTGCTGTCGCCGCTCATCGGCTTTTCCTTGGCGGCGATATTGGTCTTGTTGTCAAAGAACCTGATTCCCGACAAGCGGCTGTACGAAAAGCCAGACGAGCACAATCCGCCACCGCTGTGGATTCGCGCCATTCTGGTTCTGACTTGTACCGGCGTGAGTTTTGCCCACGGCTCGAATGACGGACAGAAAGGCATCGGCCTGGTCATGCTCATCCTGACGGGCGTCGTGCCGGCGTCGTTTGCATTGGACATGTCGGTCAACGTGGCGCAAATGGAGGCCGCGCAACAATCGTTAGCGCGCCTGGACGGGGCTGCGGCCCGGCTTGCGCCAGCCGAAGCCGATGCGCTCCGGGCCGCCGTGGCGCGGGTGTGGGGGATGGTGGACGGTCGCGCAACCCTCAGCGAAATTCCCCGCGAGCAACGCAAGGATGTTCGTTCCGACATCATCAAGCTGGAAGCCCTGGTGAAGAAAAATCTCAAGTCCGACGTGGCCAAATTCTCTCCGGTCGAAGTCGATGCGCTCAAAAAGGACGCTGCCACCCTCAAAACGCTGACCGATTTCGCGCCTTTCTGGGTCAAGGTCGCCATTGCGCTTTCACTCGGCATCGGCACGATGGTTGGGTGGAAGCGCATTGTCATCACCATCGGCGAAAAAATTGGCAAGGACCACCTCACCTACGGGCAGGGCGCATCCGCCGAACTCGTCGCCATGTCGAGCATCGGGATGGCGTCGTATTTGGGGCTTCCGGTCAGCACGACGCATGTGCTGTCATCCGGCGTCGCCGGGACGATGGTGGCAAAAGGGTCAGGCTTGCAGTCGGCTACGGTCATCAAGATTGCTTCGGCCTGGGTACTGACCTTGCCGGCCTCAATTTTTCTCTCCGGCGGGCTGTTTCTGCTCTTCACCTGGCTTTTCGTCTGA
- a CDS encoding spermidine synthase family protein, translated as MTRAHNPVPSWAAGRSPLTLGVATFAILALELAIIRWTGSQIRIFAYFANLVLIAAFLGMGLGVALGRKHPALFKWFFPTLFVLAGLLTLAEHIGLMHLSFPDPAISLWGAEFGTRNLLGFTFAVSVVLGLFWLIALVFLFAAIPVGWWFETMPPLRAYAIDLIGSLLGVVAMTAVAAWHLPPLAWLALGVLPLAYIERSRWLIAGFAAVALAGWSHQGAYFSPYNRIDVKSDLELPEELPAQPGAPEYRLSVNRDFHQYLLNLSDSAVDASPEHSTRPAVQAAYEIPFRLAPSAQRALVLGAGTGNDVAAALRVGFSHVTCVEIDPVILHLGRALHPEQPYANPRVRLINNDARAYFEQNTSDQYDVVCYGLVDSHAMFSAMSTLRLDNYLYTVEGLRSGWQHVAPGGILSVSFSAAAGPWIVERLNNLMTEATGLAPVVIAHGYNHGVTFLVGPNVTQAGVQSRLVFPTYAFAPNPAIRTPTDDWPFLYLRPGATPYAYLVVIGLLLVTAAYGIRRVFGKELLTGQRFDWPLFLMGAAFLLLETRMVTELSLLFGSTWVVNASVFAGVLVMALAANTFVLVRPAPDVRLWFLPLSLSLVAIWWFGAGLLNQFPLVTRGILGGCLFALPVFFAGVVVSNLLKQTSQASAALGSNILGAVVGGCLEYLSMYAGLGKMTLLALALYLAAYLMIIRRQRATPEEAKATPPAFATAFPADA; from the coding sequence ATGACGCGCGCTCACAACCCAGTTCCCAGTTGGGCCGCGGGACGGTCGCCGCTGACGCTGGGGGTGGCTACCTTTGCCATACTCGCGCTCGAGCTGGCGATCATTCGCTGGACTGGCTCGCAAATACGTATCTTTGCTTACTTCGCCAACCTAGTCTTGATTGCCGCTTTTCTTGGCATGGGGCTTGGCGTGGCGCTGGGGCGAAAGCATCCAGCGTTGTTCAAGTGGTTTTTCCCGACGCTGTTTGTCCTGGCCGGACTCTTGACTTTGGCTGAACACATTGGGCTGATGCACCTGAGCTTCCCCGATCCGGCGATTAGTTTGTGGGGCGCCGAGTTTGGAACGAGAAACCTCCTTGGGTTCACATTTGCGGTCAGCGTCGTGCTTGGGCTGTTTTGGCTCATCGCGTTGGTCTTTTTGTTTGCGGCGATACCGGTCGGCTGGTGGTTTGAGACGATGCCGCCGCTGCGGGCCTATGCCATTGACTTGATTGGATCGTTACTTGGCGTCGTGGCCATGACGGCCGTGGCAGCCTGGCATTTGCCACCATTGGCTTGGCTGGCGCTGGGCGTCTTGCCACTGGCATACATTGAGCGAAGTCGGTGGCTGATCGCTGGCTTCGCCGCCGTGGCGTTGGCCGGATGGTCGCACCAGGGGGCTTATTTCTCGCCCTACAACCGGATTGATGTCAAAAGCGACTTGGAACTGCCGGAGGAGTTGCCGGCGCAACCCGGTGCGCCAGAGTATCGTCTCAGCGTCAACCGTGACTTCCATCAGTACTTGCTCAACCTCTCCGACTCGGCGGTGGACGCATCGCCAGAGCATTCAACACGCCCCGCCGTACAGGCCGCGTATGAGATTCCATTCCGGCTCGCCCCTAGCGCGCAACGGGCGCTGGTGCTTGGCGCCGGCACCGGCAATGACGTGGCGGCGGCGCTGCGCGTCGGTTTCAGCCATGTCACCTGTGTCGAAATTGACCCAGTGATTCTCCACTTGGGACGCGCCTTGCACCCCGAACAACCCTACGCCAACCCGCGGGTCCGACTCATCAACAATGACGCGCGGGCTTACTTCGAGCAAAACACATCTGACCAGTACGACGTGGTCTGTTACGGACTGGTGGACTCGCACGCCATGTTTTCGGCCATGTCCACGCTGCGCCTAGACAATTATCTTTACACCGTCGAAGGTCTGCGTTCGGGTTGGCAGCATGTGGCGCCGGGCGGCATCTTATCGGTGTCATTCTCCGCCGCCGCCGGGCCGTGGATTGTCGAACGCCTCAACAACCTCATGACCGAAGCCACCGGTCTCGCGCCGGTTGTGATTGCGCACGGTTACAACCATGGGGTGACTTTTCTCGTTGGGCCAAACGTAACCCAGGCCGGCGTCCAGTCACGATTGGTGTTCCCGACCTACGCTTTCGCTCCCAACCCAGCCATTCGGACGCCAACCGATGACTGGCCGTTTCTCTATCTGCGGCCCGGAGCGACACCCTACGCCTACTTGGTCGTGATTGGGCTGCTCCTGGTCACCGCCGCCTATGGCATCCGCCGCGTTTTCGGTAAGGAACTGCTCACCGGCCAACGCTTTGATTGGCCGCTCTTTCTGATGGGCGCGGCATTTCTCTTGCTTGAAACCCGTATGGTCACGGAACTGAGCTTGCTTTTCGGCTCGACCTGGGTCGTCAACGCTTCGGTCTTTGCCGGCGTGCTCGTCATGGCCCTTGCCGCCAACACCTTTGTCCTGGTTCGTCCAGCGCCGGATGTGCGGCTTTGGTTCTTGCCGCTGTCGCTCTCGTTGGTGGCGATTTGGTGGTTTGGGGCCGGACTGCTCAACCAATTTCCCCTGGTGACACGGGGCATTTTGGGTGGATGTCTCTTTGCCCTTCCGGTGTTTTTTGCCGGTGTCGTTGTGTCCAATCTCCTCAAGCAAACCAGTCAGGCGTCAGCCGCGCTTGGCTCGAATATCCTGGGTGCTGTGGTCGGTGGCTGCCTGGAGTATCTCTCGATGTATGCCGGACTTGGCAAGATGACACTACTGGCGCTGGCACTCTACTTGGCGGCGTATCTCATGATCATCCGGCGTCAACGCGCCACCCCCGAAGAAGCGAAAGCGACGCCCCCGGCGTTCGCCACAGCTTTCCCGGCTGATGCCTGA
- a CDS encoding bifunctional homocysteine S-methyltransferase/methylenetetrahydrofolate reductase, which produces MKALKPFRELLAAGGIHVFDGAMGTLLYAKGVYVNRCYDEISLSNPSLVQEVHREYAKAGAEIVQTNTFGANRPKLEAHGFQDRIQEINYKSAKLAREAVGASVYVAGSIGPLGIRIEPWGPTSFDEAKAFFREQAEALLDGGVDLIVLETFTDLTEIRQALAAVRELAPDLPVVAQMTVGEDGMTGYGTAPETFTKRLDEWGADVIGLNCSVGPKPMLEAIERMAALTEKPLSAQPNAGMPQDLHGRKIYLCSPEYMAKYARRLIQAGVRLIGGCCGTTPEHIKTLTAAVRALSPAKRVEPVISVAETKLPDVRITPPEEKSRFARKIVQREFVTSVEIVPPRGCDPTKMLEGVRLLKEAGVDAVNVPDGPRAQSRMGAIATSLIIEQQVGIETVTHYCCRDRNLLGMTSDLLGAAGLGLRNILIITGDPPKMGPYPDATAVFDIDSIGLTNMVKRLNLGLDLGGNAIGQPTSYFIGVGVNPCAVDLDYEIRRFEYKVEAGAEFAITQPIFDVAMFRAFLKRIEHCRIPIIAGIWPLTSYRNAEFLSNEVPGVVVSPEILERMRCANTSPEAGQREGLAIAREMLAEVRDIVQGVQVSAPFGRVAYALEVFEALR; this is translated from the coding sequence ATGAAAGCTCTGAAACCCTTCCGTGAACTCCTTGCTGCCGGTGGCATCCATGTCTTTGACGGGGCGATGGGCACGCTGCTGTATGCCAAGGGTGTCTATGTCAATCGCTGCTATGACGAGATCTCGCTTTCCAATCCATCCCTGGTGCAGGAAGTTCACCGTGAATACGCCAAAGCCGGCGCAGAAATCGTCCAGACCAATACGTTTGGGGCCAACCGTCCGAAGCTGGAAGCCCATGGCTTTCAGGATCGCATTCAGGAAATCAACTACAAGTCGGCCAAGCTGGCGCGGGAAGCCGTTGGAGCAAGCGTTTATGTCGCCGGTTCGATTGGGCCGCTCGGCATTCGGATCGAGCCGTGGGGACCGACGTCGTTTGATGAAGCCAAGGCCTTTTTCCGGGAACAAGCAGAAGCCTTGCTAGACGGTGGCGTGGACCTCATCGTTCTCGAAACGTTTACTGATCTCACCGAAATCCGCCAGGCGCTGGCTGCCGTACGCGAACTCGCGCCAGACCTCCCGGTGGTTGCCCAAATGACCGTTGGCGAAGATGGCATGACCGGTTATGGGACGGCTCCAGAAACCTTCACGAAACGGCTGGATGAATGGGGCGCGGATGTCATCGGGCTGAACTGTAGCGTCGGGCCCAAGCCCATGCTCGAAGCCATCGAGCGCATGGCGGCGCTGACGGAAAAACCGCTGTCAGCCCAGCCCAACGCCGGGATGCCGCAGGACTTGCACGGACGCAAAATTTACCTTTGCTCGCCAGAATACATGGCGAAATATGCCCGGCGCTTGATTCAGGCCGGTGTCCGGTTGATCGGTGGCTGCTGTGGGACGACGCCCGAACACATCAAGACCTTGACGGCGGCAGTGCGGGCGCTGTCGCCGGCCAAGCGTGTCGAACCCGTCATCAGCGTTGCCGAAACCAAGCTCCCGGACGTGCGCATCACTCCGCCGGAGGAAAAATCTCGCTTCGCGCGAAAGATTGTCCAGCGTGAGTTCGTCACCAGTGTGGAAATCGTCCCACCGCGTGGGTGCGACCCAACGAAAATGCTGGAAGGCGTGCGATTGCTCAAGGAAGCCGGGGTTGACGCGGTCAATGTCCCGGATGGTCCGCGCGCGCAGTCGCGCATGGGCGCCATTGCCACGTCGCTCATCATCGAGCAACAAGTCGGCATCGAAACCGTAACGCACTACTGCTGCCGCGACCGCAATCTGCTCGGCATGACCTCGGACCTGCTCGGCGCGGCCGGACTCGGACTGCGGAACATCCTCATCATCACCGGCGACCCTCCCAAAATGGGACCCTATCCAGACGCCACCGCCGTCTTCGACATTGATTCCATCGGGCTGACCAACATGGTCAAACGGCTCAACCTTGGCCTTGACTTGGGCGGCAATGCGATTGGTCAGCCGACATCGTACTTTATCGGCGTCGGCGTCAACCCCTGCGCGGTTGATCTGGATTACGAAATCCGGCGCTTTGAGTACAAGGTCGAAGCTGGCGCGGAGTTCGCCATTACCCAGCCGATTTTCGACGTGGCGATGTTTCGCGCCTTCCTCAAGCGCATCGAGCACTGCCGGATTCCAATTATTGCCGGTATCTGGCCGCTGACGAGTTATCGAAACGCGGAGTTTCTCAGCAACGAAGTCCCCGGCGTCGTGGTTTCGCCGGAGATTCTGGAACGCATGCGCTGCGCCAACACATCCCCGGAAGCCGGACAGCGCGAGGGGCTGGCCATAGCTCGTGAAATGCTGGCCGAAGTCCGCGACATCGTGCAGGGGGTCCAGGTGAGCGCGCCATTTGGGCGTGTCGCCTATGCGCTGGAAGTGTTTGAGGCGCTGCGCTAA